A single Vanacampus margaritifer isolate UIUO_Vmar chromosome 14, RoL_Vmar_1.0, whole genome shotgun sequence DNA region contains:
- the LOC144034250 gene encoding claudin-23-like yields MPSRNTQEWMRLSLRTPGIFIFGLIMAPCGWVLVLTATVAPNWRTLEDVPNTPSNEFIEQGIWDICRSVTTSTSSTCGLDDSTYFDNEIIDVAQGLMVASLVVTLVGLAVAIPGIRCWKERPNWVVAGLGGLLIFISGVFAIIPISWYTHILDDLDTVTPRITVRVGYCIVLGFIGGIFEILGGFVMFIGICRCCGGKNRGEVRVQETGRSRFSTRPQEQPRRVDVPSLSRDRSPAPSSVPYIRDSLDDDVSFPRAKSAGPRSVDTSYSGRPYDADL; encoded by the coding sequence ATGCCGAGTCGAAACACGCAAGAATGGATGCGCCTGTCCCTGCGCACGCCGGGCATCTTCATCTTCGGCCTGATCATGGCGCCCTGCGGCTGGGTGCTGGTTCTGACCGCCACGGTGGCCCCCAACTGGAGGACCCTGGAGGACGTGCCCAACACGCCGAGCAACGAGTTCATCGAGCAGGGCATCTGGGACATCTGCCGCTCCGTCACCACGTCCACGTCGTCCACGTGCGGCCTGGACGACAGCACGTACTTCGATAACGAGATCATCGACGTGGCGCAAGGTCTCATGGTGGCCTCGCTGGTGGTCACCCTGGTGGGCCTCGCCGTGGCCATCCCCGGGATCCGCTGCTGGAAGGAGAGGCCCAACTGGGTGGTGGCCGGCCTCGGGGGCTTGCTGATCTTCATCTCGGGTGTGTTCGCCATCATCCCCATCTCGTGGTACACGCACATCCTGGACGACCTCGACACGGTGACGCCGAGGATAACCGTGCGCGTGGGCTACTGCATCGTGCTGGGCTTCATCGGCGGCATCTTCGAGATCCTCGGTGGCTTCGTTATGTTCATCGGCATCTGCCGCTGCTGCGGCGGGAAGAACCGCGGCGAGGTGCGCGTGCAGGAGACCGGGCGCAGCCGCTTCAGCACGCGCCCGCAGGAGCAGCCGAGACGCGTGGACGTGCCCTCCCTCAGCCGGGACCGGAGCCCCGCGCCCAGCAGCGTGCCCTACATCCGCGACTCCCTGGACGACGACGTCTCTTTCCCGCGGGCCAAGAGCGCCGGGCCCCGCTCCGTCGACACCTCGTACAGCGGGAGGCCCTACGACGCCGACTTGTGA